The Rhododendron vialii isolate Sample 1 chromosome 5a, ASM3025357v1 genome contains a region encoding:
- the LOC131325461 gene encoding basic leucine zipper 23-like — MDDGELDFSSQEVFASTNMGDLPGSCSMDSFFDDSFKDTHACTHTHTCNPPGPDSSHTHTCFHVHTKILSADSEDKASTEDTSESSEKKSKKCSVGNHEAVLKYRDKKKARAASLEDEVVRLRTLNQQLLKRLQGQAALEAEVARLKCLLVDIRGRIEGEIGSFPYQKPAKSGNMYQNMVNPNFPGAYIPNQWNIECDDHGYCLECLQPGVEGKSGEDMLLNGQGFNGWEFETIPCLGNQNDGLKEFSIGGNGIVSSTVNPSLANKRKGGTRAALGGSRATGM, encoded by the coding sequence ATGGATGACGGGGAGCTCGATTTCTCAAGCCAAGAGGTGTTTGCAAGTACCAACATGGGTGATCTCCCTGGAAGCTGCTCTATGGATAGCTTTTTCGACGACAGTTTCAAGGATACACATGCCTGCACTCATACCCACACTTGCAACCCACCAGGTCCCGATTCCTCTCACACGCACACTTGTTTTCACGTGCACACCAAAATCTTGTCCGCCGACAGTGAAGATAAGGCTTCCACTGAAGATACTTCGGAGTCCTCAGAAAAGAAGTCAAAGAAATGCTCAGTGGGCAATCATGAAGCGGTTCTCAAGTACCGCGATAAGAAGAAGGCACGTGCTGCTTCTCTAGAGGATGAAGTTGTGAGATTGAGGACTCTGAACCAGCAGTTGCTCAAGAGATTGCAAGGTCAGGCAGCATTGGAGGCTGAGGTGGCAAGGCTCAAGTGTTTGCTTGTGGACATTAGAGGGAGGATTGAAGGGGAGATAGGGTCTTTTCCTTATCAGAAGCCGGCTAAAAGTGGTAATATGTATCAAAACATGGTTAATCCGAACTTTCCCGGTGCGTACATACCAAATCAGTGGAATATCGAGTGTGATGATCACGGCTACTGCCTTGAGTGCCTTCAACCAGGGGTGGAAGGAAAAAGTGGGGAAGATATGTTGTTAAATGGTCAGGGCTTTAATGGTTGGGAATTTGAAACTATTCCTTGTTTGGGGAATCAAAACGATGGGTTGAAGGAGTTCTCTATTGGTGGAAATGGGATTGTATCTTCTACAGTCAATCCTTCGCTTGCAAACAAGAGAAAAG